One Planctomycetota bacterium genomic region harbors:
- a CDS encoding DUF2344 domain-containing protein, protein MPTKFQFLVRFTKKGRAKYLSHRELLNLIEQAVRRADIPVVFSEGFNPRPRISFLTALPLGISSDDEVLHFQLSEWVNQNEIIQKFNRELVEGITATSIEPLRQDITGSFNVEYKIMPLTEDASAQILKLSADKIKNWMLQPVQVIKRDYDNKESKNINLKSFVQKMELKDQALFLTIKVSNDGTARPEEVLWSLGIKSGIKDGSYSIHKQKTFS, encoded by the coding sequence ATGCCCACAAAATTTCAGTTCCTGGTGCGTTTTACCAAAAAGGGCAGGGCCAAATACCTGTCGCATCGGGAACTGCTTAATCTTATCGAACAGGCCGTTCGTCGGGCAGATATTCCAGTTGTTTTCTCCGAAGGCTTTAACCCCAGGCCGCGCATCTCTTTTCTGACGGCATTGCCTTTAGGTATTTCATCTGATGATGAAGTTCTGCATTTCCAGCTGTCGGAATGGGTAAATCAGAACGAAATAATCCAGAAGTTTAATCGTGAGCTGGTTGAAGGCATAACGGCTACGAGCATTGAGCCGCTTAGGCAGGATATAACCGGTTCTTTTAATGTCGAATATAAAATTATGCCGCTTACTGAAGATGCTTCAGCACAGATTTTGAAATTATCGGCTGACAAGATAAAAAACTGGATGCTCCAGCCAGTCCAGGTAATTAAGCGCGACTATGACAATAAAGAGTCTAAGAATATTAACCTGAAATCGTTTGTCCAAAAAATGGAATTAAAAGACCAGGCGCTGTTTTTAACTATAAAAGTATCCAACGACGGTACCGCGCGGCCTGAAGAAGTCCTTTGGTCGTTGGGTATTAAAAGCGGTATAAAAGATGGTTCTTATTCAATCCATAAACAAAAAACGTTCAGTTAA
- a CDS encoding nucleotidyltransferase family protein → MKALILGAGYGLRLYPLTANTPKPLLDIAGKPVIEWTLDLLLPRKEIDRIFIVSNHLFYGNYEKWLADRMEQRSGLFRTYGKKIVLCDDMSESVNDKLGAIGDIKFVIKKNKINDDLLIVAGDNLFEIDFTDFIKYFKKQGTAISLKDFKGSHKEIISQYGVVTLDKDKRIIDFEEKPAQPQSTLVAMCLYIFAKGDLMLIDKYLNKGFNPDAPGYYLQWLYKQKDIYGYTLKGNWFDIGDIDSYQKASDYYRQKYAE, encoded by the coding sequence ATGAAAGCATTAATTCTCGGCGCCGGGTATGGGTTGCGTTTGTACCCCTTAACCGCCAATACACCCAAGCCGCTGCTGGATATTGCCGGCAAGCCGGTAATTGAATGGACCCTGGATTTACTCCTGCCGCGCAAGGAGATTGACAGGATATTTATCGTCAGCAACCACCTCTTCTATGGTAATTACGAAAAGTGGCTGGCCGATAGGATGGAGCAGCGGTCCGGGCTGTTTCGGACCTACGGCAAAAAGATTGTGCTGTGCGATGATATGTCGGAGAGTGTCAATGATAAATTAGGCGCCATCGGCGATATTAAATTTGTCATCAAGAAGAACAAAATCAACGACGACCTGCTGATTGTGGCCGGCGATAATTTGTTTGAGATTGACTTCACTGATTTTATAAAGTATTTCAAGAAGCAGGGCACGGCCATTTCACTTAAGGATTTCAAGGGTAGCCATAAAGAGATTATCAGCCAGTATGGCGTGGTGACCCTGGATAAGGACAAGCGGATAATTGATTTCGAGGAAAAGCCGGCCCAGCCGCAGAGCACCCTGGTGGCCATGTGCCTGTATATCTTTGCCAAAGGCGACCTGATGCTGATTGACAAGTATCTGAACAAGGGTTTTAATCCAGATGCGCCCGGCTACTACCTGCAGTGGCTGTATAAACAGAAGGATATCTACGGCTATACCCTGAAGGGCAACTGGTTTGACATCGGGGATATTGATTCTTACCAAAAGGCGTCTGATTATTACCGGCAGAAATACGCTGAATGA
- the purN gene encoding phosphoribosylglycinamide formyltransferase translates to MKKLNLAVLISGSGRTLQNFIDLIGQGKLPANIQVVISSKPDVQGLERAKKHNIPAFVVDRKKYKTKEEFSQAINDILKKYPIDLITLAGFLHLYVIPPEYHRKVLNIHPALLPDFGGDGFYGDKVHQAVLNAGRKESGCTVHFADNTYDTGPIIVQKRVPVLANDTVHTLADRVFEAEKQAYPEAIRIFAEGKLVAKQ, encoded by the coding sequence ATGAAAAAGTTAAACCTGGCGGTTCTGATATCCGGTTCAGGCCGGACCTTGCAGAACTTCATTGATTTGATAGGGCAGGGCAAACTGCCGGCTAACATTCAAGTCGTGATTTCCAGTAAGCCGGATGTGCAGGGCCTGGAGCGCGCCAAGAAGCATAACATCCCGGCATTTGTGGTTGACCGCAAGAAATACAAGACCAAAGAGGAATTCAGCCAAGCTATCAATGACATCTTAAAGAAGTATCCAATTGACCTGATTACCCTGGCCGGGTTTCTTCATTTATATGTTATCCCGCCGGAGTATCATCGCAAGGTGCTGAATATCCATCCGGCGTTGTTGCCGGATTTTGGCGGCGATGGTTTTTACGGGGACAAGGTCCATCAGGCAGTTCTTAATGCCGGGCGTAAGGAGTCGGGTTGCACGGTGCATTTCGCGGATAATACCTATGACACCGGTCCGATAATCGTGCAGAAGAGGGTGCCGGTATTGGCCAATGACACGGTTCATACCCTGGCTGACCGGGTGTTTGAGGCGGAGAAACAGGCGTACCCTGAAGCCATCCGGATATTTGCCGAAGGTAAGTTGGTAGCGAAGCAATAA
- the ribD gene encoding bifunctional diaminohydroxyphosphoribosylaminopyrimidine deaminase/5-amino-6-(5-phosphoribosylamino)uracil reductase RibD: MTHERYMRLALELAIKGEWYVAPNPQVGAVVVKNNRIIGRGYHQYFGGPHAEINAINSINNPEHLNGATLYLTLEPCSHFGKTPPCAEAIVSSGIKKVVIATRDPNPLVRGRGIALLKKHGVTIIEGVLAKVAQAINRPFFKTQEKGLPYVIAKWAMSQDGKMALPKGQGRWITSKKSRDYAKSIRAQCQAVMVGINTVLKDKPRLLARVGYLMNPARIILDSHARLPLDSKIIKTIDQGDVYLMVSPAAPKIKRAKLEKKGVKVLTVPARKGRLDFMAAMRTLARNGINKLMIEGGPSVLKSAFDNKVVDEVYCFISPRIIGGSKTISARGFFKIDGAIRLNNSGVKYIRPDLLIHGYV, from the coding sequence ATGACTCACGAGAGATACATGCGCCTGGCTTTGGAACTTGCTATCAAAGGCGAGTGGTATGTGGCGCCGAATCCGCAGGTCGGGGCAGTTGTGGTTAAGAATAACCGCATTATCGGGCGGGGCTATCACCAGTATTTCGGCGGGCCGCATGCGGAAATCAATGCCATTAATTCAATTAACAATCCGGAGCATCTCAATGGCGCAACGCTTTATCTGACCCTGGAACCGTGTTCGCATTTCGGCAAGACTCCGCCCTGCGCTGAGGCCATAGTCTCAAGCGGGATTAAGAAGGTAGTAATTGCCACCAGAGACCCGAATCCGTTGGTCCGGGGCAGAGGGATTGCATTGCTCAAAAAGCATGGTGTTACTATAATAGAAGGTGTGTTGGCCAAGGTGGCGCAAGCCATTAATAGGCCATTCTTCAAAACGCAGGAAAAAGGCCTGCCTTATGTGATTGCCAAGTGGGCCATGTCCCAGGATGGAAAGATGGCCTTGCCCAAGGGTCAGGGGCGTTGGATTACCTCCAAAAAGTCGCGCGACTACGCCAAGTCCATCCGGGCACAGTGCCAGGCAGTGATGGTCGGCATCAATACGGTCTTGAAGGATAAGCCGCGGCTGCTGGCCCGGGTTGGATATCTGATGAATCCGGCAAGGATTATTCTGGACAGCCACGCGCGGTTGCCTTTGGATTCCAAAATCATCAAGACCATTGACCAAGGCGATGTTTATCTTATGGTCTCACCGGCTGCGCCTAAAATTAAGAGAGCAAAACTGGAGAAGAAAGGCGTTAAGGTGTTGACCGTGCCGGCGCGCAAAGGACGACTGGACTTTATGGCGGCGATGAGGACGTTGGCCAGGAACGGGATTAACAAGTTAATGATAGAAGGCGGTCCGAGCGTCTTAAAGAGCGCCTTTGATAATAAGGTGGTGGACGAGGTCTATTGCTTTATCTCCCCAAGGATAATCGGGGGCAGTAAGACCATTAGCGCAAGGGGATTCTTTAAGATTGACGGCGCGATACGACTAAACAATTCCGGCGTGAAATATATCAGGCCGGATTTGCTGATACATGGGTATGTATAG
- the pilO gene encoding type 4a pilus biogenesis protein PilO → MKLTEKQLLILTIVIPAVVAIGLAGVGFFVFSKDIAKLNKDIAEVNLRIKDEKDRLTKMVELEEKLKKLRLERDALQALLPTKEEASYENFIDTLTRFSREAGVKLSSATADEGRSGPPTTGSTSFDKMAYSLKIQGNFFQIINFVYLLETYQRFIKVDNFSVRPVGAVTADKPTQYNLDVKITSYVYKEPGKK, encoded by the coding sequence ATGAAATTGACTGAAAAACAACTGCTGATTCTGACCATTGTGATACCGGCCGTGGTAGCCATTGGTTTGGCCGGTGTCGGGTTCTTTGTGTTCAGTAAGGATATCGCCAAGTTAAACAAAGACATCGCTGAAGTTAATTTGAGGATAAAAGACGAGAAGGACAGATTAACTAAAATGGTGGAATTGGAAGAAAAACTGAAAAAGCTAAGGTTAGAGCGGGATGCGCTCCAGGCGCTTTTGCCGACCAAGGAAGAGGCGTCTTATGAGAATTTTATCGACACGCTGACCAGATTCAGCCGTGAAGCGGGTGTTAAGCTTTCCAGCGCCACCGCCGACGAAGGACGGAGTGGCCCGCCAACAACCGGTTCAACCTCCTTTGACAAAATGGCATATTCGTTAAAAATTCAGGGTAATTTTTTCCAGATTATTAACTTTGTCTATCTGCTGGAAACCTACCAGCGGTTCATTAAGGTGGATAACTTTTCGGTCAGGCCGGTTGGCGCCGTAACAGCGGATAAGCCGACTCAATACAACCTGGATGTAAAAATAACATCCTATGTCTACAAGGAACCGGGAAAGAAATAA
- the pilM gene encoding type IV pilus assembly protein PilM: MAVKLKGKPLIGLDIGSRAIKAVELSYSPKTEGYAMSGYVYREIAPGEDLKEVLKQIWAEHQFHTNKVATSISGRSVIVRYITMPDMTDEELKNAIKYEASKYIPFEVDEVMIDCLKLPHIRKEDAGGKPSKDITVLLVAAKRDKLDEHITLLEESGLWPIAVDVDCFALGNSFELKQLINPSPDIGNKVTALIDIGAVKTNVNIMIGLQVFFTREIYIAGNDFTEAISKKMGMPENEAEQLKRNPALKADEIKDYVSSLLDDLTHEIQLSFDYFEHQFDKPIENIYLSGGASQLQGLEESFDSAFNRKLIRWDPCESFEVISDKIDPVELKKKATQLVIAAGLASRVKKD, from the coding sequence ATGGCAGTAAAGTTAAAAGGCAAACCGCTGATTGGTTTAGACATCGGTTCGCGGGCTATTAAAGCCGTGGAATTGTCATACTCGCCCAAGACCGAGGGGTATGCCATGAGCGGGTATGTATACCGCGAAATAGCCCCCGGCGAGGACCTAAAGGAGGTTCTGAAACAAATCTGGGCCGAACACCAGTTCCACACCAACAAAGTCGCGACATCGATATCAGGCCGGTCGGTTATTGTCCGTTACATTACCATGCCGGATATGACCGACGAGGAATTGAAGAACGCCATTAAATACGAGGCCAGCAAATATATTCCGTTTGAAGTGGATGAGGTGATGATAGATTGCCTGAAACTTCCGCATATCAGGAAAGAGGATGCGGGCGGCAAACCGTCAAAGGATATTACCGTGCTGTTAGTCGCGGCCAAGCGGGATAAGCTGGATGAGCATATCACGTTGCTTGAGGAAAGCGGTCTTTGGCCGATAGCGGTTGACGTGGATTGTTTTGCCCTGGGTAATTCATTCGAACTGAAGCAGTTGATTAATCCGTCGCCGGATATCGGCAACAAGGTCACGGCTCTGATTGATATCGGCGCGGTCAAGACTAATGTTAATATCATGATCGGCTTGCAGGTGTTTTTTACCAGGGAAATCTATATCGCCGGCAACGATTTTACCGAAGCCATCAGCAAAAAGATGGGCATGCCGGAAAACGAGGCGGAACAACTCAAGCGTAACCCGGCGCTCAAAGCCGATGAGATTAAGGACTATGTCAGTTCGCTGCTGGATGACCTGACCCACGAGATACAGCTTTCATTTGATTATTTTGAGCACCAGTTTGACAAGCCGATAGAAAATATTTATCTTTCCGGCGGCGCGTCTCAATTGCAGGGTCTGGAGGAGTCGTTTGATTCGGCGTTTAACCGGAAATTGATTCGCTGGGACCCGTGCGAGTCATTTGAGGTGATTTCAGACAAGATTGACCCGGTTGAATTAAAGAAAAAGGCCACCCAGCTGGTTATTGCCGCCGGACTGGCATCAAGGGTAAAAAAGGATTAG
- a CDS encoding MiaB/RimO family radical SAM methylthiotransferase, giving the protein MSKNLLMQTFGCQMNKLDSELISGSFIDAGYKLVDSESRADVILVNTCSVREHAEERVYSRMMNLKPLKAKKPGLVIGIIGCMAQKDKEGIFKRLPHVSLVCGPHRYKSIVKQVDKLRTKDTDKVVCADKEGLVKGESYEHSTFLADKDRAYVQVMRGCDNFCSYCIVPYVRGKEISRPPEDIIDEVGSLLDRGVKEITLLGQNVTAYGKSLSLDVIARSETPRLSLRAPTGRSNLIYSEQAPQSHGLPRSDASGVIPRNDNVNKYNLSCLLKELVIRHSSLDISFITSHPSDVTDELLTTMASLPQVKRELHMPAQSGSDRILKMMRRRYTRAEYLDIVRKAKELMPDIRIVSDFIVGFPTETDADFQDTVSLVKEARFYKVFIFKYSPRSGTKASKMADDVAMEIKKYRNNRLLEEFKKTK; this is encoded by the coding sequence ATGTCTAAAAACCTGCTTATGCAAACCTTCGGCTGTCAGATGAATAAACTTGATTCCGAACTAATCTCCGGCTCATTCATCGACGCCGGATACAAACTGGTTGATTCCGAATCACGAGCCGATGTCATCCTGGTCAATACCTGCAGTGTCCGCGAACACGCCGAGGAGCGGGTCTATTCCCGGATGATGAATCTCAAGCCGTTAAAGGCCAAGAAACCCGGCCTGGTCATCGGCATCATCGGCTGTATGGCCCAGAAGGACAAAGAGGGCATCTTCAAGCGACTGCCGCATGTCTCTCTGGTCTGCGGCCCGCATCGGTATAAGAGTATTGTTAAACAGGTGGATAAGCTACGCACCAAAGACACTGACAAAGTGGTCTGCGCTGATAAAGAGGGTCTGGTCAAAGGCGAGTCATACGAACACTCCACCTTTCTGGCGGATAAAGACCGCGCCTATGTTCAGGTAATGAGGGGCTGTGACAATTTTTGCAGTTATTGCATCGTGCCTTATGTCAGAGGCAAGGAAATCAGCCGCCCGCCTGAAGATATTATTGACGAGGTCGGCTCGCTGTTAGATAGGGGAGTCAAGGAGATTACTCTGCTCGGCCAGAATGTCACGGCGTACGGCAAATCGCTGTCCCTTGATGTCATTGCGAGGAGCGAGACCCCTCGCTTGTCATTGCGAGCCCCAACGGGGCGAAGCAATCTCATTTACTCGGAACAGGCTCCGCAATCTCATGGATTGCCACGGTCTGACGCCTCTGGCGTCATCCCTCGCAATGACAATGTTAATAAGTATAATCTCTCCTGTCTTCTTAAAGAGTTAGTCATTCGTCATTCGTCATTAGACATCTCCTTCATCACTAGCCACCCCTCAGATGTAACCGACGAACTCCTAACCACCATGGCATCGCTGCCGCAGGTGAAAAGGGAACTCCACATGCCGGCGCAATCAGGGTCAGACCGAATCTTAAAGATGATGCGGCGCAGATATACCCGGGCTGAATATTTGGACATAGTGCGGAAGGCAAAGGAACTCATGCCCGATATCAGGATTGTCTCGGACTTTATTGTCGGATTCCCGACCGAGACCGATGCGGATTTCCAGGACACGGTTTCGCTGGTCAAGGAAGCCAGATTTTATAAGGTATTTATATTCAAGTATTCGCCCCGTTCCGGCACTAAGGCATCCAAAATGGCCGACGATGTGGCGATGGAGATAAAGAAGTATCGAAATAATCGCTTGTTAGAGGAGTTTAAGAAAACAAAATAG
- a CDS encoding sel1 repeat family protein, translating into MKKIEVLKRKAKKGDVDAICDLGYFYQNGIGVRKNFRKAFEYYKQGPKLHSAYLVACLAEAYGCGEGVRKNLKLAFKYHDLAAINGDSDAMTSLGVCYRYGKGVKKNEKEAVKWYKKAAKQGQINALYNIGLCYMNGEGVRKDLKKAYEYFKSAAKKGHKESKYNLAKIRKFL; encoded by the coding sequence ATGAAAAAAATAGAAGTATTAAAAAGAAAAGCCAAAAAAGGCGATGTTGATGCTATTTGCGACCTGGGATATTTTTATCAGAACGGAATTGGAGTTAGGAAAAACTTCAGAAAAGCATTTGAGTATTATAAACAGGGCCCAAAATTGCATTCGGCTTATTTGGTTGCTTGCCTTGCTGAGGCTTATGGATGTGGAGAAGGTGTTAGAAAGAATCTAAAGCTTGCATTTAAATACCACGACTTAGCCGCAATAAATGGCGATTCAGATGCTATGACTAGTTTAGGCGTTTGTTATCGTTATGGGAAAGGGGTCAAGAAGAATGAAAAAGAAGCTGTTAAGTGGTATAAAAAAGCAGCCAAGCAGGGACAAATAAATGCTCTTTATAATATAGGCCTTTGTTATATGAACGGAGAAGGCGTTAGAAAAGATCTAAAGAAAGCGTATGAATACTTTAAATCTGCGGCAAAGAAAGGACATAAAGAGTCTAAATATAATCTCGCCAAAATCAGAAAGTTTTTGTAA
- a CDS encoding general secretion pathway protein GspB, protein MKRFICLSVIITLGCLLSEALIWGQATAPAAADKKQPEAGQPSRFVKDESWYTIVLNGEKVGSRHTTLDEIPVQVQGSTATQKAYVFLQEVFLGNPAALPYVKLSEEMQFNASDMTLLKSTLRLSLADKREIVLKGNREGDKLMFVTTIITPVPSGEPVSQPPANQEFADGENLYSEQALGFLLINNNWTVNQSYPLKLINSYNPGNLFADAHLMIREKTTQRIMGVPTEGYMCSLVVMDPSSSVKDMEYFIGLNGMVLKQATGNLTAIKISQEEYASGMAAKRVFEPKGRIDPFVPRLTAIGPGRTSGSDTPVTPPKTPIGDVWLTEAREQLQLMKDIYEKTPAEERDALLVAPYQRILDLYGKVNSTNDIKAKNEMEDIRTEAERLFGGAEKIYAEAVYIRNEAKNDFEGGMTMGLYKDIPKKLVRISELVDRKEIRKTEYQSKVKALVDEVAELARRAKIIEEFFATRPVISGIIYYMKAEEVKLQPLVINFLGSEISLPISYFKQIPASSIMIGTKVYKEGDKVSDDLAVKTIRPNVIIFDYKNEEISLEYKGR, encoded by the coding sequence ATGAAGCGTTTTATTTGTCTATCAGTTATAATTACTTTGGGTTGTTTATTGTCTGAGGCGCTAATATGGGGGCAGGCCACCGCGCCTGCGGCCGCAGATAAAAAACAACCGGAGGCCGGCCAGCCAAGCCGTTTTGTCAAAGATGAAAGTTGGTATACTATCGTTCTGAACGGGGAAAAAGTCGGTTCCCGGCATACGACGCTTGATGAGATACCTGTGCAGGTCCAAGGCAGCACAGCAACACAAAAGGCATATGTATTTCTGCAGGAGGTATTTCTTGGTAACCCGGCGGCATTGCCTTATGTGAAATTGAGCGAAGAAATGCAGTTTAACGCCTCCGATATGACTTTGCTGAAATCAACCCTCAGGCTGTCATTGGCAGATAAAAGGGAGATTGTTCTTAAGGGGAATAGGGAAGGGGACAAGCTAATGTTTGTCACTACAATAATCACTCCGGTGCCTTCAGGTGAGCCTGTTTCCCAACCTCCGGCCAACCAGGAGTTTGCAGATGGTGAGAATTTGTATTCAGAGCAGGCTTTGGGTTTTCTCTTGATTAATAATAATTGGACGGTTAATCAGAGCTATCCCTTGAAGCTTATAAACAGCTATAATCCCGGCAATTTGTTCGCCGATGCCCATCTGATGATAAGGGAAAAAACAACCCAAAGGATAATGGGAGTTCCGACCGAGGGATATATGTGTTCTTTGGTGGTAATGGATCCTTCTTCCAGCGTGAAGGATATGGAGTATTTTATCGGGTTGAATGGCATGGTTTTGAAGCAAGCCACGGGCAATCTTACAGCAATCAAAATATCTCAGGAGGAGTACGCGAGCGGCATGGCCGCTAAACGTGTTTTTGAGCCCAAGGGGCGGATTGACCCCTTTGTGCCGCGCCTGACTGCGATAGGTCCTGGACGCACTTCAGGTAGTGACACGCCAGTCACCCCGCCAAAGACGCCGATAGGCGACGTATGGCTGACCGAGGCAAGAGAACAACTCCAGTTGATGAAGGATATTTACGAAAAGACACCTGCTGAGGAAAGAGATGCGTTGTTAGTGGCGCCATACCAGAGAATCCTCGATCTGTATGGGAAGGTAAACAGCACCAATGATATTAAGGCGAAGAATGAGATGGAGGATATTCGGACCGAAGCGGAACGTCTCTTTGGCGGGGCAGAAAAGATATACGCTGAAGCAGTCTATATAAGAAACGAGGCCAAGAATGATTTTGAAGGCGGCATGACTATGGGGCTTTATAAGGACATCCCCAAGAAGTTAGTCAGGATTTCAGAGTTGGTTGATAGGAAAGAAATAAGAAAGACTGAATATCAGTCCAAGGTTAAAGCGCTGGTCGATGAGGTGGCGGAGCTGGCCCGGCGGGCAAAAATAATAGAGGAGTTCTTTGCCACCCGGCCGGTTATCAGCGGCATTATTTATTATATGAAGGCGGAAGAGGTAAAATTACAGCCGTTGGTTATTAATTTCCTCGGCTCCGAGATTTCCCTGCCGATATCGTATTTTAAGCAGATACCGGCTTCATCAATTATGATAGGTACTAAGGTCTATAAGGAAGGGGACAAGGTGTCCGATGATTTGGCCGTTAAAACGATCCGGCCAAATGTAATAATATTCGACTATAAAAACGAGGAAATTTCGTTAGAATATAAGGGAAGATAA
- a CDS encoding WbqC family protein: MLITGHQPNYLPYIGFFHKVLLADVFVIVDLVQYVKRGPFGWINRNRIRTDQGWIWLTVPVKTKGKYHQSIMETGIDNSTSWARKHLKSIERNYHSAPYFQRYFKAIQQIYLKQWLLLAELNEAIIRYLIDALGIKVKIVRASQLGLDYKLPDADTRNDGSATDLIIQICQKLGSDSYLHGKHGQDYLDESMLKESKIVSCFQEFHHPVYKQQYQSFMPEMSVIDLLFNHGDESMKIISQSGKYICK, from the coding sequence ATGCTAATTACCGGACATCAGCCGAATTACTTGCCGTATATTGGATTTTTCCATAAGGTTTTATTGGCAGATGTTTTTGTTATCGTAGATTTAGTCCAATATGTTAAGCGCGGGCCTTTTGGCTGGATTAATCGTAATCGCATCCGCACTGATCAGGGCTGGATTTGGTTGACAGTTCCGGTTAAAACCAAAGGGAAGTATCATCAATCGATTATGGAAACAGGAATAGATAACTCAACTTCTTGGGCACGTAAACATTTAAAAAGCATCGAACGAAATTACCATAGCGCCCCATATTTTCAAAGATACTTCAAGGCTATACAGCAAATTTACCTGAAGCAGTGGCTGTTATTGGCTGAGCTAAACGAGGCCATCATTCGCTATCTGATAGATGCTCTGGGTATAAAGGTCAAGATTGTCCGGGCTTCTCAATTAGGACTCGATTATAAGTTACCTGATGCCGATACTAGAAATGATGGTTCGGCTACGGATCTGATTATCCAGATATGTCAGAAACTTGGTTCTGATTCCTATTTGCACGGTAAGCACGGGCAGGATTATCTTGACGAATCGATGCTGAAGGAATCAAAGATTGTTTCCTGCTTTCAGGAGTTCCATCACCCGGTTTATAAACAGCAGTATCAGTCGTTTATGCCGGAAATGTCCGTTATCGATTTATTATTTAACCACGGCGATGAGAGCATGAAAATCATCAGCCAGAGCGGTAAATATATATGCAAGTGA
- a CDS encoding undecaprenyl/decaprenyl-phosphate alpha-N-acetylglucosaminyl 1-phosphate transferase, translated as MLIGFYDDVRSASSGGLSAIIKLIILFGATFILAHAGIILNFPFPQWINFVLTLFWIVGVISAFNAMDNMDGLATGLALIAAGIYVVIARQTHQWVWGLLASALMGATAGFLPHNFRVKKPAAVFMGDSGAFFIGFTLAALSIMGGWSTSPFKASIIPIIILGVPILDFIYIVIQRYLKGLTPTISQVITYTGNDHLSHRINHFLGKKPTVLFIYLISFTLGLGAVALRNSTKTEAIFITVQYLLIVSIILILIGFLSRHKAH; from the coding sequence ATGCTGATAGGATTTTATGACGATGTCCGGTCCGCGTCTTCCGGCGGCTTATCAGCGATAATAAAATTAATTATTCTTTTTGGCGCTACATTCATTTTGGCGCATGCCGGGATAATTCTGAATTTCCCGTTTCCCCAGTGGATTAATTTCGTGTTAACTCTATTCTGGATAGTCGGAGTCATCAGCGCCTTTAATGCCATGGATAATATGGATGGATTGGCGACCGGATTAGCCCTGATTGCTGCAGGGATATATGTGGTTATTGCCCGCCAGACCCATCAGTGGGTTTGGGGATTGCTGGCCTCGGCTTTAATGGGTGCCACAGCCGGTTTTCTGCCGCATAACTTCAGAGTTAAAAAGCCGGCGGCAGTCTTTATGGGTGATTCCGGAGCATTTTTCATCGGCTTTACACTGGCCGCACTGAGCATTATGGGCGGATGGTCCACCAGCCCTTTTAAGGCATCGATTATCCCGATTATCATACTGGGTGTGCCCATACTTGATTTTATCTATATCGTTATCCAGAGGTATTTGAAGGGGCTCACGCCGACAATCTCTCAAGTAATTACCTATACCGGTAATGACCATCTCTCGCATCGGATTAATCATTTCCTGGGTAAAAAGCCGACGGTGTTGTTTATCTACCTGATTTCTTTTACCTTGGGGCTTGGGGCTGTGGCGCTCCGGAATTCTACTAAGACCGAGGCCATATTTATCACGGTTCAGTACCTGCTTATAGTTTCTATTATCCTGATTCTGATAGGGTTCTTGTCCAGGCACAAGGCGCATTAG